In a single window of the Nicotiana tomentosiformis chromosome 8, ASM39032v3, whole genome shotgun sequence genome:
- the LOC104120726 gene encoding gamma-glutamyl hydrolase 2-like: MGTYFWISFFTTLIQLMATVKPQQLIESQLNLPSCPGPDPTLNYRPVIGIVSHPGDGASGRLNNGTDVSYIAASYVKFAEMAGARVIPLIYSEPPEILNQKLNLVNGVIFTGGRVKDGLYFEVVKGIFQKVLEKNDAGEHFPLLAICLGFELLTMIISKDNNILEEFSAANQASTVQFMENIKLERTVFGRFPPVLIKKMSTDCLVMQNHHFGISPERLQANKDLCSFFRILTTSTDKKNKVYVSTAQARRYPVTALQWHPEKNVFEWRSSQIPHTEDAIQVTQHVANYFVSEARKSSNKPAPSKLLDNLIYNYSPSFAGKAGGSFDEVYLFSPRPALSSL, translated from the exons ATGGGGACCTACTTTTGGATTTCGTTTTTCACAACTCTCATCCAATTAATGGCTACTGTAAAACCCCAGCAGCTAATCGAGTCACAATTGAATCTCCCTAGCTGTCCTGGACCCGACCCGACACTTAACTACCGGCCGGTCATCGGAATTGTTAGTCATCCCGGCGACGGCGCTTCGGGGCGGCTCAATAACGGCACTGATGTCTCCTACATCGCAGCTTCTTACGTCAAGTTTGCTGAAATGGCTGGTGCTAGAGTTATTCCTCTTATTTATAGTGAGCCTCCTGAAATTCTCAATCAA AAACTTAATCTAGTCAATGGCGTTATCTTCACTGGAGGACGGGTCAAGGATGGTCTCTACTTTGAGGTTGTCAAAGGAATATTCCAG AAAGTCTTGGAGAAGAATGATGCGGGTGAGCATTTCCCTCTTCTTGCCATCTGCTTGGGTTTTGAACTTTTAACAATGATCATCTCCAAG GACAATAACATTCTTGAGGAATTCAGTGCAGCAAATCAAGCCTCTACAGTACAATTCATGGAAAATATAAAATTGGAAAGAACAGTTTTTGGAAG GTTCCCCCCTGTGTTGATAAAGAAGATGAGTACAGATTGCCTTGTGATGCAAAATCATCAT TTTGGCATATCACCAGAAAGGCTTCAAGCAAATAAAGATTTATGTAGTTTTTTCAGGATATTGACAACTAGTACAGATAAAAAGAACAAG GTCTATGTCTCCACTGCTCAAGCACGACGCTATCCCGTAACTGCTCTCCAGTGGCACCCTGAG AAAAATGTTTTTGAATGGCGCTCATCACAGATTCCACATACCGAGGATGCAATTCAAGTAACTCAACATGTTGCCAACTATTTCGTCAG TGAAGCAAGAAAATCTTCTAACAAGCCAGCGCCTAGCAAATTGCTTGACAACCTCATCTACAATTATAGTCCCTCTTTTGCTGGGAAAGCTGG GGGTAGTTTTGACGAGGTCTACCTCTTCTCTCCGCGTCCCGCCTTGAGCTCTCTGTAG
- the LOC104120725 gene encoding uncharacterized protein isoform X2: MANDMETLGILDEIQALVSDKLQVVSYKWLSRNFLVSSDSAKRLLQEFVEKQGNDFEVVYSLSGWLKTSPSTYHIRLVSAPNLAAKKEFSDDCSVQVYSVQACIPKDPVALWNAEFVQAEELFRLPLSVDNCLLDNRFCGVSNPFVKRNGGGTIPSTTTVPQVKSAALGLSKSNSTALAQPDQKKVQLPSPSASLPSSHVVDTKSESRGTSGPGQGSKLAAEKDKVAQLPAAKKAVQSDKSSAKNGGALANMWGRVSTKPKADSVAAATSDATPNPAGNAAQICTPEGVEDRVSDDDDQQVSIRRTSNGEGNRKRRVIFDFSDEEDEFKDAVNLASPDPPKQKSILGSKQSPSTLELEKQEVKKAKEAGTKNHEREREPLPTSESEKSKLSSSEMISEHASLKNATIKDEMADAAPVSPKRRKVLKTRIDERGREVTEVVWEGEDGETNADSNTMKKADNKPVKSTGDRPPMAKKSPALASTAPTRQAGKEGNKKTGNKDPKQGNILSFFKKA, from the exons ATGGCGAATGACATGGAAACCCTAGGCATCCTCGATGAGATTCAAGCTCTTGTATCAGACAAACTTCAAGTG GTTTCATACAAGTGGCTGAGTCGTAATTTTCTGGTGTCATCAGATTCTGCAAAGAG GTTGCTTCAGGAATTTGTCGAAAAGCAGGGAAATGATTTTGAGGTGGTCTACAGCTTGTCTGGCTGGTTGAAAACTAGCCCTTCAACCTACCATATAAGACTTGTCTCTGCTCCTAACCTCGCAG CCAAGAAAGAATTTTCGGACGATTGCTCAGTTCAGGTCTATAGTGTGCAAGCTTGCATCCCAAAGGATCCAGTGGCCCTCTGGAATGCTGAATTTGTGCAGGCCGAAGAGCTCTTCAGGCTGCCCCTCTCAGTTGATAATTGTTTGCTTGATAATAG GTTTTGTGGAGTTTCAAATCCTTTCGTCAAGCGCAATGGTGGAGGAACAATTCCAAGCACTACTACTGTTCCTCAAGTGAAAAGTGCAGCATTAGGACTTAGTAAAAGTAACTCTACTGCCCTAGCGCAACCTGATCAGAAAAAGGTTCAACTACCAAGTCCTAGCGCCAGTTTGCCATCTTCGCATGTGGTTGATACCAAAAGTGAGAGTCGTGGCACATCAGGTCCTGGACAGGGTAGTAAGCTTGCTGCAGAAAAAGACAAAGTTGCTCAACTGCCGGCTGCTAAGAAGGCAGTTCAGTCTGACAAAAGTTCTGCTAAAAATGGCGGGGCATTGGCTAATATGTGGGGTCGTGTATCCACAAAGCCAAAAGCCGACAGTGTTGCAGCTGCTACCAGTGATGCCACACCAAATCCTGCTG GTAATGCGGCTCAAATATGTACTCCGGAAGGAGTAGAAGATAGGGTCAGCGATGATGATGATCAACAAGTCAGCATCAGGAGAACATCAAATGGTGAGGGAAATAGAAAGAGGAGGGTAATTTTTGATTTTTCGGATGAAGAAGATGAATTCAAGGATGCCGTCAACCTAGCATCACCTGATCCTCCAAAGCAGAAATCGATTTTAGGATCAAAACAAAGTCCTAGTACTCTAGAACTGGAAAAGCAGGAAGTCAAGAAGGCAAAGGAGGCTGGCACCAAGAATCATGAACGAGAAAGAGAACCTTTACCTACCAGCGAATCGGAGAAGTCTAAGTTATCCTCTTCAGAGATGATTTCAGAACATGCCAGTCTTAAGAATGCAACTATAAAGGATGAAATGGCAGATGCTGCTCCAGTTTCCCCTAAAAGGAGAAAAGTATTGAAGACACGAATTGACGAACGTGGAAGAGAAG TGACCGAGGTTGTTTGGGAGGGTGAAGATGGAGAAACAAATGCTGACAGTAATACAATGAAGAAAGCTGACAACAAACCAGTTAAAAGTACTGGTGACAG ACCACCCATGGCTAAGAAGTCTCCCGCACTGGCAAGTACTGCACCTACGCGTCAAGCAGGTAAAGAAGGAAACAAAAAAACAGGAAATAAGGATCCTAAGCAAGGGAATATTCTATCATTTTTTAAGAAGGCTTAG
- the LOC104120725 gene encoding uncharacterized protein isoform X1, with product MANDMETLGILDEIQALVSDKLQVVSYKWLSRNFLVSSDSAKRLLQEFVEKQGNDFEVVYSLSGWLKTSPSTYHIRLVSAPNLAEAKKEFSDDCSVQVYSVQACIPKDPVALWNAEFVQAEELFRLPLSVDNCLLDNRFCGVSNPFVKRNGGGTIPSTTTVPQVKSAALGLSKSNSTALAQPDQKKVQLPSPSASLPSSHVVDTKSESRGTSGPGQGSKLAAEKDKVAQLPAAKKAVQSDKSSAKNGGALANMWGRVSTKPKADSVAAATSDATPNPAGNAAQICTPEGVEDRVSDDDDQQVSIRRTSNGEGNRKRRVIFDFSDEEDEFKDAVNLASPDPPKQKSILGSKQSPSTLELEKQEVKKAKEAGTKNHEREREPLPTSESEKSKLSSSEMISEHASLKNATIKDEMADAAPVSPKRRKVLKTRIDERGREVTEVVWEGEDGETNADSNTMKKADNKPVKSTGDRPPMAKKSPALASTAPTRQAGKEGNKKTGNKDPKQGNILSFFKKA from the exons ATGGCGAATGACATGGAAACCCTAGGCATCCTCGATGAGATTCAAGCTCTTGTATCAGACAAACTTCAAGTG GTTTCATACAAGTGGCTGAGTCGTAATTTTCTGGTGTCATCAGATTCTGCAAAGAG GTTGCTTCAGGAATTTGTCGAAAAGCAGGGAAATGATTTTGAGGTGGTCTACAGCTTGTCTGGCTGGTTGAAAACTAGCCCTTCAACCTACCATATAAGACTTGTCTCTGCTCCTAACCTCGCAG AAGCCAAGAAAGAATTTTCGGACGATTGCTCAGTTCAGGTCTATAGTGTGCAAGCTTGCATCCCAAAGGATCCAGTGGCCCTCTGGAATGCTGAATTTGTGCAGGCCGAAGAGCTCTTCAGGCTGCCCCTCTCAGTTGATAATTGTTTGCTTGATAATAG GTTTTGTGGAGTTTCAAATCCTTTCGTCAAGCGCAATGGTGGAGGAACAATTCCAAGCACTACTACTGTTCCTCAAGTGAAAAGTGCAGCATTAGGACTTAGTAAAAGTAACTCTACTGCCCTAGCGCAACCTGATCAGAAAAAGGTTCAACTACCAAGTCCTAGCGCCAGTTTGCCATCTTCGCATGTGGTTGATACCAAAAGTGAGAGTCGTGGCACATCAGGTCCTGGACAGGGTAGTAAGCTTGCTGCAGAAAAAGACAAAGTTGCTCAACTGCCGGCTGCTAAGAAGGCAGTTCAGTCTGACAAAAGTTCTGCTAAAAATGGCGGGGCATTGGCTAATATGTGGGGTCGTGTATCCACAAAGCCAAAAGCCGACAGTGTTGCAGCTGCTACCAGTGATGCCACACCAAATCCTGCTG GTAATGCGGCTCAAATATGTACTCCGGAAGGAGTAGAAGATAGGGTCAGCGATGATGATGATCAACAAGTCAGCATCAGGAGAACATCAAATGGTGAGGGAAATAGAAAGAGGAGGGTAATTTTTGATTTTTCGGATGAAGAAGATGAATTCAAGGATGCCGTCAACCTAGCATCACCTGATCCTCCAAAGCAGAAATCGATTTTAGGATCAAAACAAAGTCCTAGTACTCTAGAACTGGAAAAGCAGGAAGTCAAGAAGGCAAAGGAGGCTGGCACCAAGAATCATGAACGAGAAAGAGAACCTTTACCTACCAGCGAATCGGAGAAGTCTAAGTTATCCTCTTCAGAGATGATTTCAGAACATGCCAGTCTTAAGAATGCAACTATAAAGGATGAAATGGCAGATGCTGCTCCAGTTTCCCCTAAAAGGAGAAAAGTATTGAAGACACGAATTGACGAACGTGGAAGAGAAG TGACCGAGGTTGTTTGGGAGGGTGAAGATGGAGAAACAAATGCTGACAGTAATACAATGAAGAAAGCTGACAACAAACCAGTTAAAAGTACTGGTGACAG ACCACCCATGGCTAAGAAGTCTCCCGCACTGGCAAGTACTGCACCTACGCGTCAAGCAGGTAAAGAAGGAAACAAAAAAACAGGAAATAAGGATCCTAAGCAAGGGAATATTCTATCATTTTTTAAGAAGGCTTAG
- the LOC104120727 gene encoding uncharacterized protein: MVLLFNVINRFDVEEYEPSINVPNIIHHNEHDEPDELEAATDCDDNEYVVSSYYDCDRLEKLFKQKKRDINDKLTDYKELDRSMTFKDIVEARKVINMYALANGYGLEQLKSDPTRLRYICEAGCPFVCHISRNTSGGGAEFRTLHSEHTCEPACENHRVNSKTIAEYFKRRLQDDPKIKVREMRASLKATFNVNVSESKCKRAKRLILENLEGSFTDEYYKLVAYVNELKFSNHGSDVVVNLSKDALAEVNRRFLRMYICFHAIKMGFKSGLRPFIGLDGTFLKGKVKGQLLVAVGQDSANHFYPLAWAIVDKEIKVTWKWFLSHLQMSLDLKMGEGITFILDMQKGLGDSISGVLPEAHHKFCVRHIEANWCKRWGLGIQEISVVGSLETCDLCGIPCPHAICALRYKKVDPLSEIHWYLFKEAYLQTYSHKLQPVRGETFSKIEPSQNMEPHEFVRQAGIPKVKRTRKANESTNRQGQWSQSRKGRLLQISQLKMTSIYQHPSQVKTANPTTLYLPTPTVQRQLPTSNDPDFEIPNFEPEPDIAIRPKSISEARIYW, translated from the exons ATGGTCCTTCTG TTTAATGTTATTAACAGATTTGATGTAGAGGAATATGAGCCAAGTATTAATGTACCTAATATAATCCATCACAATGAGCATGATGAACCTGATGAACTTGAAGCTGCCACTGATTGTGATGACAATGAATATGTTGTTTCTTCATACTATGATTGTGATAGACTAGAGAAACTTTTTAAACAAAAGAAGAGAGACATTAATGATAAATTGACTGACTATAAAGAGTTGGATAGGTCAATGACATTCAAAGATATTGTTGAAGCTAGGAAAGTGATAAATATGTATGCACTTGCAAATGGTTATGGGTTGGAGCAACTTAAAAGTGACCCAACTAGGCTTAGGTACATTTGTGAAGCTGGCTGCCCTTTTGTATGTCACATATCTAGGAATACTTCAGGGGGTGGGGCTGAATTCAGGACCTTACATTCTGAGCACACTTGTGAACCTGCATGTGAGAATCATAGAGTTAATTCCAAGACCATTGCTGAATACTTCAAGAGAAGGTTACAAGATGATCCCAAAATTAAGGTTAGAGAGATGAGGGCGAGCTTGAAGGCTACATTTAATGTAAATGTTAGTGAGTCAAAGTGTAAGAGGGCAAAAAGATTGATTTTAGAGAATCTGGAAGGCAGTTTTACCGATGAATATTATAAGTTGGTGGCATATGTTAATGAATTGAAGTTTAGTAATCATGGAAGTGATGTGGTAGTTAACTTATCAAAGGATGCCCTTGCTGAAGTCAATAGAAGGTTCCTAAGGATGTACATATGTTTTCATGCAATAAAGATGGGGTTTAAGAGTGGGTTGAGGCCCTTTATAGGGTTGGATGGAACTTTTTTGAAAGGGAAAGTTAAGGGTCAGCTTTTGGTGGCAGTTGGTCAAGACTCTGCAAACCACTTTTATCCATTAGCTTGGGCTATTGTGGATAAAGAAATAAAAGTCACATGGAAGTGGTTTTTAAGTCATCTACAAATGTCACTGGACCTTAAGATGGGTGAAGGAATCACTTTTATCTTAGATATGCAAAAG GGGCTGGGTGATTCAATCTCAGGAGTTCTTCCTGAGGCACACCACAAATTTTGTGTAAGACACATAGAAGCAAACTGGTGCAAGAGATGGGGTCTGGGGATACAAGAAATATCTGTAGTGGGCAGCTTGGA GACATGTGACCTTTGTGGAATCCCATGTCCTCATGCAATCTGTGCCCTACGGTACAAGAAGGTTGATCCTTTAAGTGAGATTCACTGGTACCTTTTCAAAGAGGCATATCTCCAAACTTATTCTCATAAGTTACAACCTGTGAGAGGAGAAACATTCTCGAAGATAGAACCCTCACAGAATATGGAACCACATGAATTTGTAAGGCAGGCTGGCATACCAAAAGTAAAAAGAACAAGAAAGGCAAATGAGTCAACCAATAGGCAGGGGCAATGGTCTCAATCCAGAAAAGGGAGA CTACTGCAGATATCCCAACTGAAGATGACTTCCATTTATCAGCACCCCAGCCAAGTCAAAACAGCCAATCCAACAACTTTGTATTTGCCAACCCCTACAGTTCAAAGGCAGCTTCCAACTAGCAATGATCCAGATTTTGAGATCCCTAACTTTGAACCTGAGCCTGACATAGCTATAAGACCAAAGAGCATCTCAGAAGCAAGGATTTATTGGTGA